A window of Hordeum vulgare subsp. vulgare chromosome 5H, MorexV3_pseudomolecules_assembly, whole genome shotgun sequence genomic DNA:
CATCCATCGCCGCCGCGTTCCCTTGCAACCcactctccttccttctcctccctcccAGATGCACCCCCTCATCTCCTATGCCGCCCACGCTGACGGCTGCCACCAATTCCTTCCTTCACCTCATCGCAGGTCGCCCGACGTCGAGGACCACGTCGGCGACTCCACCGTCCATCTCATCTCGTCTCCGAAGTTATCCCTTATGGCAGGAGTGCGACGTCCCACGGCGACCTGACCATCCTCCTGGATATCATCTCACCAGGGGATGGAGCGAGCAGGGCAAAAGGATGAGAGGAGGACGCGTCCGACGGCGACCTGGCCGTCCTCCTCGATCTCGTCGGCAACCCCGTGgaggccgcccgcccgccatCTCTCCCCGTGCTCCTCCTCAACATCCGGTGAGTCTTTCTTCTCCCCGTCCCCTCTGCTCCACAATGTTTTTTTGTTCCACGGGCCCGTGCTTTTCCTCCCGCTGAAtctctgtttcattttctccgCTCTGCTCTGCaggaactctctctctctctctctctctctctctctcgccatgTAGCACCTCCAGCAGCAATGCGACGGATCTTCCTCCCTGTGCCACGGACCTACCACCATGGAAACGAATCCACTATGATGGTGCGACGGTTCCACCACTATGGAGACGAATCCACCATGACGGCGCCACGGATCGACCACGATGTGGACGGTTGCATCACGATGGCCCCAGAGTTTCACGGTTTTACCAAGAAGCCGACGGTCCTCTCCATCCCCAGCCCGTGCCCCGACGAGGAGGCCCTGACCCTCACCGGATCTCGTCGTACTCTTACGCCTGCCCCTTCGCCGCCCTTCTCTTCTCCTTACCCAACGCGATTTCCCCTCTCTCATGGCGGCGACGAGGTGAAGGGATGGCGACCGGCTACATGATGTGAGCATCGGACGGCGGCGCAATGAGCAGGtcagccaccggagatggatgccCATACATGTGTTACGACACCTTTGTTTTTTGCTCTTTTTTAGGTTGGGATTTGGGGGGGTGTGGATTTCATGGTCTATGGTTCCGGATTATTCTACCTCTTTCATGTATGGAGTTTTGATTTTCCTCTGCTATGTTCCGTTAATTGGATGTGGTGTGCTTCGAGTAGTTGACTTAGGGTTTACTTGGCTAGAACTAAAATGAAAGGAGTGTCTTTTTTTCATATTGCTCCAATTTTGTGAACATGGTCGAGGCATCGATTCACTGGAGTACCTACCACTTAGGTTtcattttagaggagattttcacCATGATGGGAGGGAATGGCAGTATGTGGCTGGTAGGCATGGCATGTCCACAGTTGGTCTGTCGAAATTGAGTCTAGAAGAACTGAAGATTAATTTGTCAGATCATGTTGCATGTTCAGAGAAAGCTTTGAAGGAAACTACACTACACTGGAAATTTCCAGGTCTGATAAGAGATGGGGTAATGAGTAGTGCACTGGTGATGCTACATGATCAAAGATCAGTGTTAGAAATGGCCAACCATATCACTGATGTAGGTGTGATGGACATATATAGCAAGATGCCTGAAGTTTTTTcagagcaagagcattgtcgctGGGAAGATGAGTATGCACAAGAGCAGCAGCAACATTCAGTTGGAGTAGAGCAGCAGAAATATTCAGAGGAGCAACATTCAGAGGATCAGCAGCAGGAAAATGTAGGTGCAAAAGAGCAGCAACATACTGCAAATGCAGATGAGCAGCAGGAAAATGTAGGTGCAAAAGAGCAGCAACATACTGCAGATGCAGAGGAGCAGCAGGAAAAGGCAGGTGCAAAGGAGCATATGGAAGAACCAGAACCTTGGAAATTTTCCAACATGCATTATCAGCCTGGTAGGACTTATAAATTACCAGTGAGCTGAGGAAAATCAGTTGTAGTTGAGGAGGAagtaaacaatgatagtgatGAATCCGACAGTGACTATGCTATTCCCCCCACGAAGAGCAACAGCTCAGCATCTGATGATAAAGTCTTGGAGCTGAGAAAATATGCATAAGAACCTAAGGAGAAAGTGAGAAAGAACATGTTGAGAGAAGATGGGGGAAAACATGTAATGTGCCTCATGATCTTATCGTGTCATAAAAATGTAGGctagatgggtcagatgaagaagGCACGCCATATTTTGAAAGTGATGAcgatatgtcatatgatgaagGCAGTGATGGAGAGGTAAATGAAGTGAGAAGGAGGAAGAGCACACACTAAGTTTATGATGACACTAATGAGAAACCAGAGTTTGCTGTAGGTATGGCCTTTAATGATAGCAGGGAATTCAAGCAAGCATTGTTTAAGTATGGGCTAGCAAATTTCAACCATTTAAGATTTCCAAAATATGAGAAGAAAAGGTTGAGTGCAGAGTGTACCTGGCCTGATTGTCCTTGGAGCATTTATGGTTCAGTTAGTAATAGGTCTGACTGATTTCTCATTACTAAACATATGGATAATTCATCTAATATACATTGCAATCCTTTGCCTCCgatctttctttttctccacCAGACAAAACCTGGGAGCAATGGGTTGAGAAATGAGTTAAATCCAGAATAAAAGGAGAACGGAGAGACTGAAATGAGAGGAACTACATAGTGGCTCATTGGTCTGTTTTCAGCTTAGACAGGGAAAAGAAAGAGCCCTTGTTTTCGTATTATACTTGTATTTGCAAATGGTTTGACAACAAAAATGGAAGCATAGTCAAGCAGATGATCTATAGCCTGATAAAAGACAAATTGTTTTTTCTATTTGCATAAAACGTGGAAGTATAGCTTTTCTCGGAACACATTTGAAGACGAAGTGGTATATTATTGTTTTGTACTTATGAATTTTCATGTGACACAAGTCATAATCGCAATCTACACTACATTTTCATGACCTGTGATGATGTTTTGATCAATGGTTGGATTATAAGTTTGTTgtccgtagcaacgcacgggcatttaccTAGTAGTGGTAACTGTGTGTTGACAGAGTGGTGTCACGGCATTCGGTTCCACAGCGAGCGAATGTTCCATGGACCCTCTGGCAATACTTGAACTTGCTTTCCTTTTTCAAATGTTTTTGGAACTGATGTATTTCTGTTCTTTGCAATGGAAAGGGGTTGTTTGCCCAGCTTAACAAAAATGTCCACTCATATGATTGTATCAGGTGTGACAAAATTCTTAAGGGCACACATGGAAATTGTTTTTCACAAACACGTGGCAACTTCTGCATTTATATTTGTTGTGTTTGCTTGAACAAATTGCCGTATTCCCGCAACATAAATCGCGGCGAAAATGTCTGTTTTGCCATGCCCCTCCTGAGCTCCGAGTTTGGAACGGCCGGAAGGATCCGACATGGCGTGCAATTTGCAGGCGACACCGGCACCGAGTCGAAACGGATGAGTCCCCCATGTAGCACCACGTCCGTAGCTCTCGCCTCGGCGTCCGCGTGAATCTATCTATAAAGTGTTGTCGACCTCGTGAGTTCATCACCATCACAACCAAATCTCCGTCCCGATTGCGCTGGTCCGGCACCAATGGACGTGAAGCGCGCCGCCGCCACCGGCACGGCGGTGTTTCGACTGCCGCACTCATTTTACGGCCCGGGGCGGCCGGAGCCCGTGGCCGTGGTTGCGCCAGCACGCGCCCTTTTCGAGTGGCCGCCGCGGCGGGGGCCGGCTCCGCGGCGGCTGAGGCCGTTTACTTGggagtgggacccgccggccgtCGCCGCAGATGCGCCGTACAGCAACGGCCGCTTCGGCGCCGTCCCGGCGTCGGAGAAGGCCATCGCCGAGCTGCCCAGGACCACGGCCGGCGAGGCGAGGGAGAAGGGCTGCTCCGTGTGCATGGAGGTGTTCGAGGAGGGCGACGCGCTGAGGCGGCTGCACTGCTCCCACGCGTTCCACGAGGACTGCATCTCCATGTGGCTCGGCGTCAGCCACCTCTGCCCGCTCTGCCGCTTCGCGCTGCGTACCCAAGgccaggaggacgaggaggagcgcATGGGATGCCGGTAGATGACTGGCACTGGCCCTGCTATCTCATGATCAGAATCCAGAACCCGGTCATCTTTGGTTTTGTGCCCACTGGCTCTCTATAAGAAAACTGGTCCAGGCAAAAGTATTTATTCTTCATAGAGGACTAGGAGGGTGCCGGCGTTTGTAACCTTTCGTTTTTATTGGTATATCATTCTTTTTAAACACAGCACAGACGCGGACAAATGCACGCATATTCTATACTTATAAGTATCTCTGAAAAACATAGCCAACATATCAATTTAAGATTTCACGAAGTCATGGCAAAAGCCTTTATGGTCGACGGAAATGACATCTTTTACTGAAAACACATTGCCGAAAGGTCTCTAGTTAGCGTGCAGGTCGCCAGATAGCCTCCTGTCGCACACCACCTCGCCTTCTGCAAGAACTTTGAGCCGGCCCGGGGGGTGCCTCTGTTTCTCAATATTTTTTCATGTTTTCAGAAAATGTTTACGAATTCCAGGTAAGTTCCCGAATGTGAAAATTATCCCCGAATTAAATTTTCATGAATTTAAATTGGGTTCACGAATTTAAAATTCACAAATTATCCCCGAATACAAATTGGTTGTAGGCCCACTTCATTGTATTGCTTTATGGGTATCTCTTAATCAACCTTTTGTAAATGATGTTAAGTCAAATTTGAGTAGCCCCCATGCATGtgatctctatctatctatctatctatctatctatctctctctccctccctctccctctctctctctccctctccctctccctccctccctcccccctctccctttctctctctctccctaacaCATACTTGCATGGCGGAAATAAAATAAAccaactctctctctcctctcccacACAACAAAACCATCCTTTTATTCAGCCTATACTAATTTCAATCCATCACATCTTTTTTAACGATAGTTTTGTTTTTGAAACTTTTTTTATATTTGAACTCCTAGGACCAAGTTCCTTAAAAAGACGAGTCTCGGATATATTCAATGTTTAGATTTCAACATTTTAAATTAGTGAAATCAGTTTTCTGAAAAATAAGGGAAATAGGTTTTCTGGACTAAGTGAAACTAATTTTCCAAAATGAGTGAAATTTGTTTTTCATGCTGACCATTTCAAATTATTTAAATGGGTGAGGTCTAGTTTCGAAACGAGTGAATGTTTGAAATGGTTGAAATCAGTTTTCTAAAATAAGTGAAATGTTTTTTCTAATTGAGTGAAACTAATTTTGAAATGTTTGAAATCTTTTTTTCATCCACATGACACATATTTTGCTGAAAATACGTGAAATTtgttatttcaaaatttcaaactaTTTAAAACATGTGAAACTGATAATTTAATATATTTTTGAGAAACAAGTGAAATCATTTTTATGAAGCGAATGTATTTTTTAATTAGTAATTTTTTGAATTGAGTGATAGATTTTTTCTGATAATTGAAATTAGTTTTTGGCCTGAGTGGAATTAATTTAGAAATATGTTTTCTCAGCTGAGTGATTTTTTTTCTCAATGagtgaaaataatttttgaaaaaaGTGACATCAGTTTCTTCCGATGAGCGAAATTGGCTTTTCTACATAAAGAAATGAGTTTTTCAAATGATTGAAATCAGCTTTTTGAAATGAGTGAAACCATGTTTTTGAAATGACTGAAATATGTGTTTTATGATGTGTGAAATAGGCATTTTACAACGTGTGAAATCTATTTTGTTTAAATGAGGGAAAACCATTTTTGAAATGTGGTACTGGTTGAAACAGTAAAATTTAAACTAGCCAAAATGTATCCAAAATGTGTCTTGTTTTAAAGGTCTAATCTCCCTGAATTCAAATGTATATAAAATGAATTCACAAGTGAAAAATTGGTTCGAAAGTTATTGACCATCCAAAATGTGACCATGAtatacaaagcaactattttcttTGGGGAGAGAGAACGCATGCATTATTCTTTTCTCCGCTCAttcacacacactctctctctctatctctctcataCGTGAAGTATCGGCTTCATAGACATGTTATGTTTTGTTACGCTCTCTCGCTGCTTGTCAGTTTTATTCAACGGGTATAAGAGCGGTAATCGGCTTACATGTTCATAATGTGTCAGCTCATATCAATCTTGATAATATTCATGGACGGTGGATTTCCCATCGTTACCTATTAGAACAGTTAAATTTACTGTTTTCAAGATGGTATCCACCTAACCGCACCACCTCCTCGTTAAGCCATGTGCCTTCATGATTATCCATAGGTTGTAGACTACCCCAACTGATGGAGTCGAACACCTTCGCGGAGTCAAGCTTGAGGACGATCGTCGGTGCTATTGAGGATTGCAACATTGGATAACCTCTGTTATGTATAGGAAGTTCTATGTGATGTAAGGCCAGCGACGCAGGTCGACGTCACCTTGATTTGCTGTTGAAGCCAGCCGATGAGACATCCATAATGCGAGAGCACACCATCTAATTTCGGCAAGAGGACGATGTTCGCTCTATCGAGGAAGCGGAGGTCGACTTGTCAACATGGAAACTGTCAAACAACTGTTCCATATCTCCCAGCACGGACATCTGTGCTCTCTAGTGGAAACATATGCCTAGACTATTCGATCCGGGCATGCTATTCTGGCCTAGGCCTGTAAAGGATACCTCGACCACGACCTTGCTGAACGGAAACCTCGAGGGCACATCCTATTTGGTTATTCAAGCGTTCATTACACAACAGTTTGCATACGGACGCTTGAAGCACTCCAAGCTGAGCCGGCCCATCCTACCTATGTTCGAAAAACATCAAAATGAGGCATTTCCTATTTGGCGTCACGTGCGCCAGTTAACGTGCATTTTTTTAAAAACAAtctatgaactttttaaaatattgatgaaatttttgaaatttcaaTGAATATTTTATAAGTTAATAAACCTTTCTCTAAAAATTGATGGACCTTTTATAAAATAATGAAATTCTATGATCTTTTTTGAAGTTTGATGAACATCTTTTTGAAAATGGATGCATTGTTATCAAAGTTGATGAAATTTCGATGATTTATGAACCTTTTTTCAGttctatgaacttttttaaataGATGTTATTTTTTGAATTTCTATGAACTTTAAAAAAATTAATGAATTTCTTCCCGAttggatgattttttttcaatttgAATAAACTTGTTTCCAAAGTTGATGGACTTTTTTCTAAACTGATGAGTCTTTTTAAACATATGAATATTTCAAAATGGATGAACCTTTTATTTAAATttataaatgttttttaaaatcaTATTTTTATTTTCGTAAAATATAAAAAAGCTGGGCGTTTTTTATTGGATCGACGG
This region includes:
- the LOC123452944 gene encoding E3 ubiquitin-protein ligase RDUF1-like; its protein translation is MDVKRAAATGTAVFRLPHSFYGPGRPEPVAVVAPARALFEWPPRRGPAPRRLRPFTWEWDPPAVAADAPYSNGRFGAVPASEKAIAELPRTTAGEAREKGCSVCMEVFEEGDALRRLHCSHAFHEDCISMWLGVSHLCPLCRFALRTQGQEDEEERMGCR